The proteins below come from a single Holdemania massiliensis genomic window:
- a CDS encoding VOC family protein has translation MKFTFNHFNFNVLNMQRSLEFYEQALGLHIARKHTAADGSFQLIYLEDDLGQFQLELTELKDRTEKYDLGECEFHLAFTTDHFEEAHRIHQEMGVICFENSGMGIYFIEDPDGYWIEIVPAKK, from the coding sequence ATCATTTTAACTTCAACGTGCTGAACATGCAGCGTTCGCTGGAATTTTACGAACAGGCATTGGGGCTGCATATCGCCCGCAAACATACCGCGGCCGACGGAAGCTTCCAGCTGATTTATCTGGAAGATGATCTGGGTCAGTTTCAGCTGGAACTGACAGAGCTGAAAGACCGGACAGAGAAATATGATTTGGGTGAGTGTGAGTTCCACTTGGCCTTCACAACCGATCACTTTGAAGAAGCGCACCGCATTCATCAGGAGATGGGCGTGATCTGCTTTGAAAATTCGGGAATGGGCATTTATTTCATAGAAGATCCGGATGGCTACTGGATCGAAATTGTACCGGCTAAAAAATAA